The Solanum pennellii chromosome 7, SPENNV200 DNA segment atttaaaattagttaGAGATGGctcatataaataattttgtatttatattatttattatgtcCAAGTATCGCTATATTTGGTCAGACTAACATTTCACAATAATAATCAAGTTTTATTAGGAGCTAACTTTCATGTTATCTTATTATGtgtttttcataataatattttgttataacaattaaaaaaaattcatacaaatGAGACCGTTATAAAAATGATAGATCgtgagtatattttttattgtgaaaAACTTTGCTCGTCATGTAAGGATGATGTCTTAAGTTAAAAGTGAGAATAATAGACTATATCTCCTATCGATTCCCGGCGATAAACTTTCAAGTAAGTTCTTTGAGAATTCAATGAAAGGTTGTCATAGACAAGTTGTTATCATTATGATAATGtcaaataaattatatcattaatatatgcagttgagtattttttttagatCGATAGACTTAAACCTTGTTCTTACATGATCTGATCAATTCATGTCAAGCATTTGAtcacaactttattttattatttaaatctttGACAACATGAAAAAATCCAATACTTGGATGGAATTAGGCAAAGACCATCTTGAATTGGTACTTAATAAATTGCAATGCTTGAACGGAAGGGCAAGAACTTTCttgtaataaaaatttataggTGTCATGCATTCATTTGTTTGATATAATCGAGCGTGAGTTAGTGAATAAATGTGTATAAATATGACGGAATGAATGCaatctctgtttttttttcaatcaattttgCAAAACGTGAATTTAGATTAACTCGACAAGTAAATACATGCATAAGGTGGTAATAAAAAGCAAGAAAAGAGATTTAGGAAACAAAACATGATCAAAATCTATTCGACATAGAAGGTTTGTCACAAACCTTAATCACTTATATGacttgagaaaaatattatctcccaaaatcatagatcaataattaccaaaagttaaaaatttagcCAATCATCACCACACTTGCCACATACAACAACAATTAGCCAGTAATTATTAGGACACAATCAATTAGTAATGTCAAATCATTTCATCCTTCTTGCTTGTACtcgatttttcaaaaatgcaatattttttgaaatatctgacATGCATTCATTTGCTATcgatattttaaaagaattcgAGCAACATGACTTTCAACGATGCGAAAGCCTCTCTCTTCTCGTTGGTTCCATTGCGTGACATTCTCTGCAAGCTGACATAAACTTCCTGAAAACTCTTCGCAAAAACCAAAATCTCACTTTTCTTTTACCATTTTCCTTCCTCTGTTTCTTCGATTTCATCTCTTTGCCTCCTTTCGCACTCTGTTTCTGAGATTTCGAAACAAATTGGCCTTTTTTCTTCATAACTGGAGCtgaaatttgttgttttttcttcattacTGGTGCTGGTGTTACAATAAACTGCCATTTAGGCGAAATTCCAGTATGCAGAGTAGTcgaaaaattcatattattcgACGAATTTCTATACATAGCAAACGCTGAATTATTCCTTTGATTCATCAATTTCCTTTCAGAACATTCGCTCGTGCTGGTCCTCGCGCTGCTACTGCAACTGCTACGACTATTCGTGCTGTTGCTGCGCGAGGACCAGAGCGAATCTCTGCTACTAGCATTACTCGTTCTGCTCGTTGATCGCGAAAATGAAATCGGACTATTGATATTACTTACCGGTTGACAGGGGAAGTAATGCGGCAGTAACCGTCCATTGAAGAACAAATGATCCGCCGGAGATTTCGGAGATCCCGGCGAAACACTACCGGAAAATTCAAATTCCATTTCTTCACCTTCCTGAACCGGCATAATTATTGGAAATGAAAATCTATCACCTGAATTGCTCTTTCTACGACGATTTTCCATCGGATTTATAGTTATTATCGTTGCAAACAAAGCTAAATCGGAGAATTTATAACTCAATTGATCCGTTTTTTATACTGGATCACGAAATTGTttattgatatgaaaaatgtatataGAGTTGGCTTTTTTCCCCTAAAGAGGGGATAAATGGACCCCTTGTTTGGGACTTGCTAATGAAGATTAGTGGTCTAAATGACTAAAAATcatgtgataattttttttaaacagtaCTTTAAGTTGCCAACTATAgatttgattaattaagttaCTCTATATGGATAAGTAATCATATTGGAAGCGTGTAGATTTACCGAATATTAGTGTAtgaaattatgttgatatgtagtgtagattatataataataattagtttaCTGCTATTATTAACTTGATACAGATCATCATAATCAAGATTAGTGATCTGTTGGCTTAAAAGTCAATGAAAAGAGATTTAGATTTATTACCTACTCTAATGCAACTAGATGATTTAAGAACTTTGATTTCAAGATTTTTAACagtgaaatataattatattccTTTTTATCACCTTCCATcttaaatcatttttcatttttaaagttgaagagaagtataattattttttcatttatctaATAGTTATTACTTTTTGAAGAGTATAAATATTTAGTTATGCGTGATATTATGAATGTTTAAATagtaataaagaataaaatagttaaacaattatttctattatttcttaAGAGGTGcgaaaaaaagaattacaactGATAATTTAAGATGAACGAAGACTGAAATTTTCTTCCTCAAAAGAATACTTTATCGTTGATCACCTGTGAATATTATCTACTAGTCAATAAGTGCGTCGAAAATCATGATGTTATCGTTAAAATTCATCGAAAACATATGTAATTTCTCCTTATTTATTTAAGTCTTGATGTACAAAGTTATTTATgtactaataaaaaaataattatcttcaaaattagttgaaatgCACGAAGataaattttatcacaattcaCCCGAAAGAATACCCTCTCACACTATGGTTGATAGACCTACTTTATATTATTTGCTTTTGTTGCTTTTATACATGAAAGATGAAGAGACTAGCTCTATGAGAACACTTTCATGTAAAGTAAAAGAAGATTTTAAGCAAagtatagatatatatatcaaagaggaaagtaaaaaaacaaaaaaaaaaacaaagaagggGGGACCCAAAAAACTCAAGTGATAACATATTAGGGATGTCTTTGAATCCCAAGACAAATACAATGATGAGTTCAACATTGGTCTCTTTGATTAATGAAGCAAAAAAGCAAATATTGAGGACTTCCACTTGGATCTATAGGGTATTAATAAATCCAAATCCAAGAGACAATAAAAGTTCTTTGAAATTTCAATGTCTTCCACTTGTGTTTTCTTTTAAGTCATCATTtagattttatttctattttcaaaaagtttgtgcaaatattttttttttgagattgacCAACATTTGACTATACAAAATATTAGATcgtaatttaatatttttagtttgtttggAATGAACTTTTAAATCACATACTAAAAAGTACGTAAATTAAGGGATAACAAGTATTTTGAGGAGAATTTACGACTCTTTACTCTTCAACCAGCTAGTTTATAAAGCATGTATGAAAtgtatatattgttatatgtgtattcattatactatatatacatatactatatacataatatacatGACTATTAATGAATAAGTTGTGTATATTTCGATCGTGTTTGTAAACTAATTGATCATACGATATATATCCATAACCTTTTCTAAACTTTTTCCTTTTGGATGACCCATTTGGGGCCCATTTCTGCCTAACAACTTCTTTTGGGTCCACCATTATCAAGTAATTTAGTTTGGGCCTCTGAATATTTTATACGATTTGGATATGGGCCTTTAAGTGTGCTTCAGTCTTCATTGTACGGCTACTTTTGAAGGAAATTGGGTCAGTTATTTCTACCTTTGACTTGGATTGGAGCCCACTTAAACAAAAGGTACATGGAATGACcatattatatatactttttattcCAAAgctaattttaatatatataaaaagaaattcgAGAAATTGGGGTGTCCCTCTCCGAGATGGCTATTTAGTAAATGatcatcttttttattttacatgtaATTGACGAATCTTATGAGAAATCGTTAGATCATGAGGTAAATATCTTTTTCTAGAAGTTAAACGACAGTCTAATGTTTTTGTTCGTCGGGAGGGCTATACAAgtgttaatttttaaaataaagggaaaatttaaataatagcCTTAAAAGAAGGATGTTTGTGTAAAATTAATCCATCTTTAGGGACCACCAAAGTGCAACTTTGTCGAGTAATTTAGTTTGGGCCTCCAACAATATTTAATGTATACGATTTGGTTATGGGCCTCTTTTAGTGGTACGGCTACCTTTGAAGGGATTGGGTCAAGTTAGTGCTTACTACCTTTGACCTGGTTTGGAGCCCACTAAAAAGAGGTACAACCTTATTACGACTAAGCTCTCACATTTTTCTTATCGAGACATCCTGACATTTCCTCTTCACAAGCTCGAATTATTCCAATTTCACTATTGTCATCCTATATCCACCGCGTGTCAACTCTCGCCcttattgaagaagaaggaaactgACGACTGAAACATGTCAACTGATCGATATGTCTACAACATGTTCTAATCATTAACTTCCTTTTTCTTCAACAACCCCGACTTGAACATCTCATTCCTTATTTTATATCTCTTGGTATGCTTTCATATTTATCTTAGGATCCTCATGTCTGCTACTCTCTATCTTCTGAACATGAAAGTTCTTGATTGGTCAACATTCCACCTCAGATAAGTCATAACGTTCATCTCGTAAATTTTATCGTCAGATCTTAACGACACATTTTTATCATATAGAATATCAGGTACAAGTCATTATAACGTTCACTTAGTAGTAATATGACATGTGATATCTTTATCAATCTACCTATTACGTTAAATTGCTGACATTAAATACTTTAAAGACGACCTGTTTATGAAAATTTCACATCCATATACTCTTCAGGGATCAGTTACGTGAAGCATTATAAGTAAATTATtgatcatttttaataaaatgattaaaatttagTTGTTTTATATCAAGGTGGCTAACTGATCTTGATGTCACTGTCAATATTGAATATAGAATAGAACAATATCAAGACTATggtataaaataatttcacaaCTGATTATCCCGATTCCAATTCAAAAATTCCAGCCAAATTCAGATAattatattctcttttttttcgcGTACACATAAagctagaaaattaaaaaaaatcttattaatttaGTTGATTTACTTTACTATTTGAACTTTCGATTTTAACTTGTTAAGCGATATTTGAATTTTcactttgtaattttttttaaaatttagtttataaagtaattatttgTACTAGTaggtatataatttaaaataatcccaaaaaactaattaaaatattttataaagatatttttatttgatcttataatttttaagcGATTCAATAACTTTTTCATTCGTTAGACCATTTTAATTCGTTAGACTATTTTAATTCGTTCTAATTCAGTTCAACACGCTCATTTGACGTCCGAGGCAAAACGTAGACACTAAGTTATGTAAAAGAGGA contains these protein-coding regions:
- the LOC107025599 gene encoding uncharacterized protein LOC107025599; its protein translation is MENRRRKSNSGDRFSFPIIMPVQEGEEMEFEFSGSVSPGSPKSPADHLFFNGRLLPHYFPCQPVSNINSPISFSRSTSRTSNASSRDSLWSSRSNSTNSRSSCSSSARTSTSECSERKLMNQRNNSAFAMYRNSSNNMNFSTTLHTGISPKWQFIVTPAPVMKKKQQISAPVMKKKGQFVSKSQKQSAKGGKEMKSKKQRKENGKRKVRFWFLRRVFRKFMSACRECHAMEPTRRERLSHR